A single genomic interval of Candidatus Angelobacter sp. harbors:
- a CDS encoding glutamate synthase yields MGKPTGFIEYLRELPADRAPAERIADWKEFHFHMEEVRLRQQGARCMDCGIPFCHTGTLLSGMASGCPINNL; encoded by the coding sequence ATGGGCAAACCCACCGGCTTCATCGAATATCTCCGCGAACTTCCAGCCGATCGCGCGCCAGCCGAGCGCATCGCCGATTGGAAGGAATTCCATTTTCACATGGAGGAGGTGCGCCTTCGACAACAGGGCGCTCGCTGCATGGATTGCGGCATTCCGTTCTGCCACACCGGCACGTTGCTCAGCGGCATGGCTTCCGGCTGCCCGATCAACAACCTG